In Gammaproteobacteria bacterium, a genomic segment contains:
- a CDS encoding NAD-dependent malic enzyme, whose protein sequence is MSEDIQPDASLTGQALLSQPLWNKGTAFSERERDEFGLHGLLPAQVETLEQQLARAFEAYASRVSDLDKHIYLRQLQDANEVLFYRLLVEHLEETMPIIYTPVVGAACQQFSHIYRRPRGLFVSHPNRHRIEEILDHSPVPRVEVIVVTDGERVLGLGDQGAGGMAVPVGKLSLYTACAGIHPATTLPIMLDVGTDNSDYLGDPLYLGWRHERIRGQEYDDFIELFIQAVNKKFPNVLLQWEDFARDNAARLLGRYRDSLCTFNDDIQGTAAVTVGALLAATHAVGQRLADQHVIVVGAGSAGCGIAEQILVTMMKQGLAEDEARLRFYLVDKPGLLHDGLTGFTPAQRRFVQPRDRVVNWDVTQTGTIQLIDVVRGARPTILLGVSGQPGLFSEPIVRLMANQVGHPIIFPLSNPTTRCEATPEDLIQWTDGRAVIATGSPFRPVAYNGRTCVISQCNNHYMFPAMGLGILAVGARRVTDEMFMAASEALAECAGGFWANGAGILPPLSQIRSVAKRIALAVAAQAIAQGLATRPPAGNLEQVIDSRMWTPRYQPFRPKTQTQEQPA, encoded by the coding sequence ATGTCTGAAGATATACAGCCTGATGCCTCGCTCACGGGGCAGGCGCTGCTGTCGCAGCCGCTGTGGAACAAGGGCACCGCCTTTTCCGAGCGGGAGCGCGACGAATTCGGTTTGCATGGACTGCTGCCGGCACAGGTCGAGACCCTGGAGCAGCAACTGGCGCGGGCCTTTGAGGCTTATGCCTCGCGGGTCAGCGACCTCGACAAGCACATCTATCTCCGCCAGTTGCAGGACGCCAACGAGGTCCTGTTCTACCGGTTGCTGGTGGAACATCTGGAGGAGACGATGCCCATCATCTATACACCGGTGGTGGGCGCCGCCTGCCAGCAGTTCAGCCATATTTACCGGCGGCCGCGCGGGTTGTTTGTGTCCCATCCCAACCGTCACCGCATCGAGGAGATCCTTGACCATTCGCCGGTGCCGCGGGTGGAGGTGATCGTCGTGACCGATGGCGAGCGGGTGCTGGGCCTGGGCGACCAGGGTGCGGGCGGCATGGCCGTGCCCGTCGGCAAACTGTCGCTCTACACAGCCTGCGCCGGCATCCATCCCGCGACCACACTGCCAATCATGCTTGACGTCGGCACCGACAACTCCGACTATCTGGGCGATCCGCTGTATCTGGGCTGGCGGCATGAACGCATTCGCGGCCAGGAGTACGACGATTTTATCGAGCTTTTCATCCAAGCAGTGAACAAAAAATTCCCAAATGTCCTCCTGCAATGGGAGGACTTTGCGCGCGACAACGCCGCCCGCCTGCTCGGACGTTACCGGGACTCGCTGTGCACTTTCAACGACGACATCCAGGGAACCGCCGCCGTCACCGTGGGCGCGCTGCTTGCGGCCACCCACGCAGTCGGACAGCGGCTCGCGGATCAACACGTTATCGTCGTCGGCGCAGGCTCGGCCGGTTGCGGGATCGCCGAACAAATTCTGGTCACGATGATGAAGCAAGGCCTGGCCGAGGACGAGGCCCGGTTGCGGTTCTACCTTGTGGACAAACCCGGTTTGTTGCATGACGGCCTGACCGGTTTCACGCCTGCGCAGCGCCGTTTCGTACAGCCGCGAGATCGCGTGGTCAACTGGGATGTGACGCAAACGGGGACGATCCAGTTAATCGACGTCGTCCGCGGCGCGCGGCCGACCATCCTGCTCGGCGTCAGCGGCCAGCCCGGCCTGTTCAGCGAGCCCATTGTGCGGTTGATGGCGAACCAGGTCGGTCATCCCATCATCTTTCCGCTGTCCAATCCCACCACGCGCTGTGAGGCGACGCCGGAAGATCTGATCCAATGGACGGACGGCAGGGCAGTGATCGCGACCGGCAGCCCGTTCAGGCCCGTGGCGTACAACGGCCGGACCTGCGTCATTTCCCAATGCAACAATCACTATATGTTCCCGGCAATGGGGCTGGGCATACTGGCGGTGGGCGCGCGACGGGTGACCGACGAGATGTTCATGGCGGCATCGGAGGCGCTGGCGGAGTGCGCCGGCGGGTTCTGGGCCAATGGCGCCGGCATTCTGCCACCGCTCTCGCAAATCCGTTCGGTCGCCAAGCGGATAGCCCTGGCCGTGGCCGCACAGGCCATCGCGCAGGGACTCGCCACACGCCCGCCTGCCGGCAACCTGGAGCAGGTCATCGACTCGCGAATGTGGACTCCGCGCTATCAGCCTTTCCGCCCCAAAACCCAGACGCAGGAACAGCCTGCCTAA